The Flavobacterium psychrophilum genome includes a region encoding these proteins:
- a CDS encoding excinuclease ABC subunit B, with product MNTYKEKLSLLTEMIAFAKIDGSIHEREHQFLALVAKQLRIDPDTFDGLFNEPAEKVVIKSEHQRILQFYRLALLMQADGILHDNEQVAIREMGINMGLSPYAMKGVLNEMKLSPTGMIDPDLLYALFRAQQN from the coding sequence ATGAATACCTACAAAGAAAAACTGAGCCTGCTGACCGAAATGATCGCTTTTGCTAAAATTGACGGAAGCATACATGAAAGGGAACATCAGTTTCTTGCGCTTGTAGCCAAACAGCTTAGAATTGACCCCGATACTTTTGATGGACTTTTTAACGAACCGGCAGAGAAGGTGGTTATAAAATCTGAACATCAGCGAATATTACAATTTTATAGACTTGCATTATTGATGCAGGCAGACGGAATACTGCATGATAATGAGCAGGTGGCTATTCGTGAAATGGGTATTAACATGGGGCTTAGCCCATACGCTATGAAAGGTGTACTGAATGAAATGAAGCTTTCGCCAACCGGAATGATAGATCCCGATTTGCTATATGCGCTTTTCAGGGCGCAGCAAAATTAA
- a CDS encoding thiamine pyrophosphokinase, with product MSSHHIVRDDQEPALIIANGAECSRELLGQLLEWSPLVIVLDNAMPRVMELGIKVDVLLGDFDRGFDAEYYRSQQYPLEIVHTPDQDKTDLEKAFEYLIGRGFPAVNVIWATGRRADHTITNITNIVRFRGQLKIVVLDDHSKIFLLPSKFEKWYPSGTPLSLIPIGKVSGINSKNLKYELNNDELTIGYRTGSSNEALADGVVTIEHKEGDLLMMECFD from the coding sequence ATGTCATCACACCATATAGTACGCGACGACCAGGAACCCGCTTTAATTATTGCCAATGGCGCCGAATGCAGCAGGGAATTGCTGGGTCAGCTACTGGAGTGGTCGCCGCTTGTTATTGTGCTTGACAATGCCATGCCCAGGGTTATGGAACTTGGCATAAAAGTAGATGTACTTTTAGGGGATTTTGACCGTGGTTTTGATGCCGAATATTATCGTTCGCAACAGTATCCGCTTGAAATTGTACACACACCAGATCAGGATAAAACCGATCTTGAAAAGGCCTTTGAATATCTTATAGGCCGTGGCTTTCCTGCGGTAAATGTAATCTGGGCTACGGGGCGCCGTGCAGATCATACCATCACTAACATCACCAACATTGTACGTTTTAGAGGTCAACTTAAAATTGTTGTACTCGACGATCATTCAAAAATATTTTTGTTGCCTTCAAAGTTTGAAAAATGGTATCCTTCGGGTACTCCTTTGTCGCTTATTCCCATAGGGAAAGTTTCTGGTATCAACAGTAAAAACCTTAAATATGAATTGAATAACGACGAACTGACTATTGGTTACCGTACCGGAAGCAGCAATGAAGCCCTTGCTGATGGCGTTGTAACGATAGAACACAAAGAAGGTGATTTGCTGATGATGGAATGCTTTGATTAG
- a CDS encoding excinuclease ABC subunit B (The UvrABC repair system catalyzes the recognition and processing of DNA lesions. The beta-hairpin of the Uvr-B subunit is inserted between the strands, where it probes for the presence of a lesion), protein MKFNVVSDYKPTGDQPAAIKQLSAGINEGERFQTLLGVTGSGKTFTMANVIQEVQKPTLVLAHNKTLAAQLYSEFKQFFPNNAVEYFVSYYDYYQPEAYIPVTGTYIEKDLSINEELEKMRLSTTSSLLSGRRDIIVVASVSCLYGIGNPVEFQKNVVSIARGEMISRTKLLHRLVQSLYARTEADFTPGTFRIKGDTVEVFPSYGDEPFRIHFFGDEIEEIEAFDKASSKVIEKYDRLNIYPANMFVTSPDVLQGAIWDIQQDLVKQVDYFKQIGKHLEAKRLEERTNFDLEMIRELGYCSGIENYSRYLDRRLPGTRPFCLLDYFPKDFLMVIDESHVTVSQVHAMYGGDRSRKENLVEFGFRLPAAMDNRPLKFEEFEAMQNQVVYVSATPADYEMQKSGGVFVEQIIRPTGLLDPIIEIRPSLNQIDDLIEEIQQRVELDERVLVTTLTKRMAEELAKYLTKVSIRCRYIHSEVDTLERVEIMQDLRRGIFDVLIGVNLLREGLDLPEVSLVAILDADKEGFLRSNRSLTQTVGRAARNVNGKAIMYADKITDSMQRTIDETNYKREKQHNYNVAHGKVPMSLNKKIEKNTLGKSEAYKIEHAPKIAAEPDTTYMAKGDIEKIIRDKRKAMEKAAKELDFLMAAKLRDEIKALQEKV, encoded by the coding sequence ATGAAATTCAACGTAGTATCTGACTATAAGCCAACGGGCGACCAGCCTGCGGCTATTAAACAACTGAGTGCGGGGATAAATGAAGGAGAACGTTTCCAGACGCTGCTGGGTGTTACAGGATCGGGTAAGACTTTTACCATGGCTAATGTAATACAGGAAGTGCAAAAACCTACATTGGTGCTTGCCCATAATAAAACACTTGCGGCTCAGCTGTACAGTGAATTCAAACAATTTTTCCCTAATAATGCGGTGGAGTATTTCGTATCATACTACGACTACTACCAGCCCGAAGCCTATATTCCGGTTACAGGAACATACATAGAAAAAGACCTTTCCATTAACGAGGAACTGGAAAAGATGCGTCTTAGCACCACCTCTTCCCTGCTTTCAGGGCGAAGGGATATTATTGTGGTAGCATCGGTATCATGCCTTTATGGTATTGGTAACCCTGTGGAATTCCAAAAAAACGTGGTATCTATTGCGCGTGGTGAAATGATATCGCGTACAAAGCTATTGCACCGTTTGGTACAAAGTTTATATGCGCGTACTGAAGCCGACTTTACCCCCGGGACGTTCCGCATAAAAGGTGATACGGTAGAGGTTTTTCCAAGCTATGGGGACGAGCCATTTAGAATCCACTTTTTTGGTGATGAAATTGAAGAGATTGAAGCGTTTGACAAAGCATCATCTAAAGTAATTGAGAAATACGACCGGTTGAATATATATCCTGCCAACATGTTTGTTACGAGTCCGGATGTGCTTCAGGGTGCTATATGGGACATTCAGCAGGATCTTGTAAAACAGGTAGACTACTTTAAGCAGATAGGCAAACACCTTGAAGCAAAGCGTCTTGAAGAACGTACTAACTTCGACCTTGAAATGATACGTGAGCTAGGCTACTGTTCGGGTATTGAAAACTATTCCCGCTACCTGGACCGCCGTTTGCCGGGTACACGACCGTTCTGTCTGTTAGATTACTTCCCGAAAGACTTCCTTATGGTAATTGACGAAAGTCACGTTACCGTGAGCCAGGTGCATGCCATGTACGGCGGTGACCGCTCGCGTAAGGAGAACCTCGTGGAATTTGGGTTCAGGCTTCCCGCTGCGATGGATAACCGTCCGCTTAAGTTTGAGGAGTTTGAAGCAATGCAGAATCAGGTAGTTTACGTAAGTGCTACCCCTGCCGATTACGAGATGCAAAAATCGGGAGGTGTATTTGTAGAACAGATTATCAGGCCTACCGGACTTTTAGATCCGATTATTGAAATTCGCCCGAGCCTTAACCAGATAGACGACCTGATTGAAGAAATTCAGCAGCGTGTAGAACTTGACGAACGTGTACTTGTTACTACCCTGACCAAGCGTATGGCCGAAGAACTCGCCAAATACCTGACTAAAGTATCTATCCGATGCCGATACATTCACTCTGAAGTGGATACGCTGGAACGTGTAGAGATCATGCAGGATTTACGCCGCGGTATATTCGATGTACTCATAGGTGTTAACCTTTTAAGGGAGGGGCTTGACTTACCTGAAGTTTCGTTAGTCGCAATTCTCGATGCCGACAAAGAAGGTTTCCTACGTAGCAATCGTTCACTGACACAGACTGTTGGTCGTGCCGCGCGTAACGTAAATGGTAAAGCCATAATGTATGCCGACAAAATAACCGACAGTATGCAGCGTACCATAGACGAAACAAACTACAAACGTGAAAAGCAGCACAACTATAATGTAGCTCACGGTAAAGTGCCAATGTCGCTGAATAAAAAGATAGAGAAAAATACGCTGGGTAAAAGCGAGGCTTATAAAATTGAACACGCGCCTAAAATTGCTGCCGAACCCGATACTACGTATATGGCAAAAGGCGATATTGAGAAAATCATCCGCGACAAGCGTAAAGCTATGGAGAAAGCCGCCAAAGAACTCGACTTTTTAATGGCTGCGAAACTGAGGGATGAAATTAAAGCATTACAGGAGAAAGTGTAG
- a CDS encoding lactoylglutathione lyase, whose translation MNSIAYFEIQAHEPEKAIAFYNTVFGWKFTQDKDLPIEYYRIETNGMHGGLLKRPAPAPGTENGTNAYTCSIEVENFDDTADKIMANGGDVALPKFAIHGKCWQGYFIDTDNNTFGIFQVDETADNSTF comes from the coding sequence ATGAATTCAATAGCCTACTTTGAGATTCAGGCGCACGAGCCGGAAAAAGCAATTGCATTTTACAATACAGTATTCGGATGGAAATTTACACAGGACAAAGACCTGCCTATTGAATACTACCGTATTGAAACCAACGGCATGCACGGCGGACTTTTAAAACGCCCCGCCCCTGCTCCAGGAACCGAAAATGGAACGAATGCCTACACCTGCTCTATAGAAGTAGAAAACTTTGACGATACTGCCGACAAGATAATGGCTAACGGTGGCGATGTAGCTTTACCTAAATTTGCTATTCACGGCAAGTGCTGGCAAGGTTATTTTATAGATACAGATAACAATACTTTCGGAATTTTTCAGGTAGATGAAACCGCTGACAATTCTACTTTTTAA
- a CDS encoding alpha-mannosidase, which translates to MNTNAQNHTYSKNVTTFTIHSPELNTDKKIWVYLPENNGTDSVKYPVLYMHDGQNLFDSATAFSGEWRIDEQLDSLQAQTIVIGIEHGGDKRIDELTPYTNEKYGGGQADKYLDFLVNTLKPYIDSNYHTKPDKENTAILGSSVGGLISFYAVLKYPKVFGKAGIFSPSFWFNDAIYDDAINTPRIETRLYFMAGDHESTEMIADLDRMLEIVNTKVSNKNIHKKIVHNGRHNEELWAKEFKEAYLWLFN; encoded by the coding sequence ATGAATACAAACGCACAAAACCATACCTATTCTAAAAACGTTACTACGTTTACCATACACTCACCCGAACTCAATACAGACAAAAAGATATGGGTGTACCTCCCTGAAAATAATGGAACTGACTCCGTAAAATATCCTGTGCTGTATATGCATGACGGACAAAACCTGTTTGACAGTGCAACGGCTTTTTCCGGCGAATGGCGTATCGATGAGCAGCTGGACAGCCTGCAAGCTCAGACAATTGTTATTGGTATTGAACACGGTGGCGATAAACGTATTGACGAGCTTACCCCCTACACAAATGAAAAATATGGCGGCGGACAGGCAGACAAATACCTTGATTTCCTCGTTAATACCTTAAAACCATACATTGATAGTAACTATCATACAAAGCCGGATAAAGAAAACACAGCTATCCTCGGAAGCTCTGTGGGTGGGCTGATTTCATTTTATGCCGTTTTAAAATATCCTAAAGTATTCGGGAAAGCAGGGATATTCTCACCTTCATTTTGGTTTAATGATGCCATATACGACGATGCCATTAACACACCCCGCATTGAAACACGCCTTTATTTTATGGCGGGCGACCATGAAAGCACCGAAATGATTGCCGATCTTGACCGTATGCTTGAAATTGTAAATACAAAGGTGAGTAATAAAAATATCCATAAGAAGATAGTTCACAACGGCAGGCATAATGAGGAACTTTGGGCAAAAGAATTTAAAGAAGCGTATTTGTGGTTATTTAATTAG
- a CDS encoding collagen-binding protein gives MILQKKGYFTVLLLLIFSTVFAQEKFTLSGTIADDSSNETLIGASIYIKELQKGITTNEYGFYSISLPAGTYTVQVSYVSFITREETITLNSNIRKNYNLSTDSKELEEIVISDNVKRADIKRPEMSVNRLSAEEIKKMPVVMGEVDVLKSLLTLPGVTNAGEGASGFNVRGGSADQNLILLDEATIYNSSHLFGFFSVFNSDAIKELKLYKGGIPARFGGRLSSVLDIYQKEGNKKDFHMTGGIGAISSRILAEGPIVKDKASFLIGGRASYAHLFLKLADNDNSAYFYDLNTKLSYKLGENDNLYLSGYFGRDLLDISDNFSNVYGNAVLNLRWNHLFSDKLFSNTSLIYSDYYYGLELGFIGLKWDSGIKNYNFKYDLKHYLTDKLKLNYGVNAIYYDFNPGTVKPVGEDSAINFRQLEKKHAFEPALYIDAEQELTDNISVSYGLRYSMFYRLGQQNVNVYANNQAVTFDNELKIYEKATPTGTQHYGSGKTIADFNNFEPRVGVAFKLDNNQSIKASYNRMVQYLHLITNTSSPTPLDVWAPSDNFTKPELLDQVALGYFRNFKDDTYTLEVESFYKKVKNKLDYIDGADLIANEAIEQVLLNGRARSYGLEVLFRKNKGKLTGWVSYTLSRTEQQTPGRTLEETGINNGQWYRAGYDKTHNLSITGSYQHTDKWSFGAIFALQSGQPATFPDGQYQYGNINIPVFGARNEDRLPMYHHLDVSATYVPKPEKKKGWQGEWVFSIYNLYNRQNAASMTFRQNEDSGRNEAVRLSIFGVIPSVTYNFKF, from the coding sequence ATGATCTTACAAAAAAAAGGATACTTTACCGTACTCCTTCTGTTGATTTTTAGTACTGTATTTGCACAGGAAAAATTCACACTAAGCGGCACCATCGCCGACGACAGCAGCAACGAAACCCTTATTGGCGCCAGCATATATATTAAGGAACTGCAAAAAGGAATCACTACTAATGAATATGGCTTTTATTCCATTTCGCTTCCCGCAGGAACTTATACGGTTCAGGTTAGCTACGTAAGCTTTATTACACGTGAAGAAACTATTACACTAAACAGCAACATCCGTAAAAACTACAACCTGTCTACCGACAGCAAGGAGTTGGAAGAGATAGTAATATCTGATAATGTAAAAAGGGCTGATATAAAGCGGCCTGAAATGAGCGTTAACAGGCTATCGGCAGAAGAAATAAAGAAAATGCCGGTAGTGATGGGGGAAGTAGATGTTTTAAAATCGCTGCTGACTTTACCCGGAGTAACTAACGCAGGCGAAGGCGCTTCAGGCTTCAATGTACGTGGAGGATCTGCAGATCAAAATCTTATACTGCTTGATGAAGCCACCATTTATAATTCTTCCCACTTATTTGGGTTTTTCTCTGTTTTTAATTCAGACGCTATAAAAGAACTTAAGCTTTACAAAGGTGGTATTCCTGCCCGTTTTGGCGGAAGGTTATCTTCGGTTCTTGATATTTACCAAAAGGAAGGCAATAAGAAAGATTTTCATATGACGGGCGGTATCGGTGCAATTTCAAGCCGCATACTGGCGGAAGGGCCTATCGTTAAAGACAAAGCATCTTTTCTTATAGGCGGAAGGGCATCGTATGCTCACCTGTTCCTTAAACTCGCAGACAACGACAACTCTGCTTACTTCTACGACCTCAATACTAAATTAAGCTATAAGCTAGGAGAGAATGACAACCTGTACCTTTCAGGTTATTTTGGGCGTGATTTACTTGACATCAGCGATAATTTCAGCAATGTATATGGTAATGCCGTTTTAAACCTTCGTTGGAATCACCTGTTCAGCGACAAGCTATTCTCAAACACCAGTTTGATATATAGCGATTACTATTATGGACTTGAACTTGGCTTTATTGGTTTGAAATGGGATTCAGGAATCAAGAATTACAACTTTAAATACGACCTTAAACATTACCTTACCGATAAGCTGAAACTGAATTATGGTGTTAATGCCATTTACTACGATTTCAACCCCGGTACTGTAAAGCCTGTCGGAGAAGATTCTGCTATTAATTTCAGGCAATTGGAAAAGAAACATGCCTTTGAGCCTGCGTTGTATATTGATGCCGAACAGGAACTTACTGACAATATTTCGGTAAGTTACGGACTACGTTACAGTATGTTTTATCGTTTAGGCCAGCAAAATGTAAATGTTTATGCTAATAACCAGGCGGTAACTTTTGACAATGAACTTAAAATATATGAAAAGGCTACGCCAACAGGTACGCAGCATTACGGCAGCGGTAAAACTATAGCCGATTTCAACAATTTTGAACCGCGTGTGGGCGTTGCCTTTAAACTTGACAATAACCAGTCGATTAAAGCGAGTTACAACCGCATGGTGCAATACCTTCACCTCATAACAAACACCTCATCTCCTACTCCACTTGATGTTTGGGCACCTAGTGATAACTTTACCAAACCGGAATTATTGGATCAGGTTGCTTTGGGATATTTTAGGAATTTTAAAGATGACACTTACACCCTTGAAGTTGAGTCATTTTATAAAAAGGTAAAGAACAAACTGGACTATATAGACGGTGCCGACCTTATTGCTAATGAAGCTATTGAGCAGGTGTTACTTAACGGACGCGCAAGATCGTATGGCTTAGAAGTGCTTTTCCGCAAGAATAAAGGAAAGCTGACAGGCTGGGTGTCCTATACGCTCTCGCGAACTGAACAACAAACTCCCGGCAGGACTCTTGAGGAGACAGGTATTAATAATGGCCAATGGTACCGTGCAGGTTATGACAAGACACACAACCTATCCATTACCGGATCATACCAGCATACCGACAAATGGTCGTTTGGGGCGATTTTCGCACTACAATCGGGACAGCCGGCAACCTTTCCCGACGGTCAGTACCAGTATGGCAACATAAATATTCCTGTATTTGGAGCACGTAACGAAGACCGCCTGCCTATGTACCACCACTTAGATGTTTCGGCAACGTATGTTCCGAAGCCCGAAAAGAAAAAAGGATGGCAGGGCGAATGGGTGTTTAGTATCTATAACCTGTACAACAGGCAGAATGCTGCATCTATGACTTTCAGGCAGAATGAAGACAGCGGAAGAAACGAAGCCGTAAGGCTTTCAATCTTCGGTGTGATTCCGAGCGTTACGTACAACTTTAAATTTTAA